The Aggregatilinea lenta genome includes a region encoding these proteins:
- a CDS encoding phage tail protein: protein MAKHQDLIGDQLHVPGYVQDVDPGAVGPGKLWVDSAGGVGTYLLKIRNADDTGWEIASSAASEAIDAATLDGLDSTAFALTGHDHDGAYAPLSHAHVQADITDLDAAPADAQYMMVSALPEMPNAYTIYPASPLGWDVSQVAEKLLGISLNLPGLSAMTTPASNDRLLVLNTDGMYQSVAYATLRDQILALCPNAFLSLSDVPDDYEGQAGKVLAVNPGETALEFIMPATGGGGDSLPVGAGFMWFAAALPSSKYQWCAGQVLATAEYPDLFAAIGYQFGGSGGAFNLPDLRGRSPLGLDNMGGTSANRVTAASADVIGGSGGEENHQLTIAEMPSHQHMEFRGTGSGSYTFQSGATTFGSYAVGRSTEANGGNGTHNNMSPFLALPFIIKALP from the coding sequence GTGGCTAAACATCAGGACCTCATTGGTGATCAGCTTCACGTCCCGGGGTACGTTCAAGACGTCGATCCGGGCGCAGTTGGTCCAGGGAAACTGTGGGTAGACAGCGCGGGCGGTGTGGGCACCTACCTGCTCAAAATCCGCAACGCGGATGACACCGGCTGGGAAATCGCCTCAAGCGCCGCCAGCGAAGCGATTGACGCGGCCACGCTTGACGGCCTGGATAGCACGGCTTTCGCGCTGACCGGCCACGACCACGATGGGGCCTACGCTCCCCTGTCGCATGCCCACGTCCAGGCCGACATCACCGACCTCGACGCCGCGCCCGCTGATGCGCAGTACATGATGGTCTCGGCCCTCCCCGAGATGCCAAATGCGTACACCATTTACCCGGCTTCGCCGCTCGGCTGGGATGTGTCCCAGGTTGCTGAGAAGTTGCTCGGCATAAGTCTGAATCTGCCTGGACTTTCGGCGATGACGACTCCCGCGAGCAACGATCGCTTGCTGGTCTTGAATACGGACGGAATGTATCAGTCGGTGGCCTACGCGACCCTGCGCGACCAAATCCTCGCGCTGTGCCCCAACGCCTTCCTCAGCCTGTCGGATGTCCCTGACGACTATGAGGGTCAGGCGGGCAAGGTCCTGGCGGTCAACCCCGGCGAGACAGCCCTGGAGTTCATCATGCCCGCAACCGGCGGCGGCGGGGACAGTCTCCCGGTCGGCGCGGGCTTCATGTGGTTCGCGGCGGCCCTGCCCAGCTCCAAGTACCAGTGGTGTGCGGGGCAGGTGCTGGCGACCGCCGAGTATCCCGACCTGTTCGCCGCGATAGGCTACCAGTTCGGCGGCAGCGGCGGCGCGTTCAACCTGCCCGACCTGCGGGGCCGCAGCCCGTTGGGGCTGGACAACATGGGCGGCACGTCAGCCAACCGCGTAACGGCTGCGTCGGCTGATGTGATTGGCGGCAGCGGCGGCGAAGAAAACCACCAACTGACCATTGCCGAAATGCCTTCCCATCAGCACATGGAGTTTCGTGGTACGGGAAGCGGAAGTTATACGTTTCAATCTGGCGCGACCACCTTCGGAAGTTACGCGGTAGGTCGCAGTACGGAAGCCAATGGGGGCAACGGCACGCATAACAACATGAGTCCCTTCCTCGCCCTGCCTTTCATCATCAAAGCCCTCCCATAG
- a CDS encoding phage tail tube protein: MTSALDSHFGLAKQAAKGTPITADASFDFFFFTDGNGISPQSVILPLPQEVGSGPLTRSVKKVAVSTAGAVEFIPRASSLGHLLLGAFGDVASTVGASSNSHVFRFAANPFAQPYYTFRRRAGALGGGEVAADVKVASLALNFRAADFLRAQAGFVGIAAPQFVEDVTDWAPEDALDSSPEFLTCTGQLQLAGKTLKALSGSFVMGNVISLDEQRLVGSYTPDDAEVTSRAAMLRFVVKAERDLYEQMMYDPAQSGAWVPQILRDASLVLSFKSTEEVEAGVNYSVQVAMNGADAASGNGNIAWSVDPIALRGNRQVVMAVTGMVLADTTNAANGPVSVTLVNSKASY; encoded by the coding sequence ATGACCTCAGCTCTTGATTCCCATTTCGGGCTGGCGAAGCAGGCGGCTAAGGGTACGCCCATCACCGCCGACGCCAGCTTCGATTTCTTTTTCTTCACTGACGGGAACGGCATCTCGCCCCAGTCGGTCATCCTGCCGCTGCCGCAGGAAGTCGGCTCCGGGCCTCTGACGCGCAGCGTCAAGAAGGTTGCGGTCTCGACGGCGGGCGCGGTGGAGTTCATCCCGCGCGCCAGCTCGCTCGGCCACCTGCTGCTGGGCGCGTTCGGCGACGTCGCGTCGACCGTGGGCGCGAGCAGCAACAGCCACGTCTTCCGCTTCGCGGCCAACCCGTTCGCGCAGCCGTACTACACCTTCCGCCGGCGCGCCGGCGCCCTGGGTGGGGGCGAAGTAGCTGCGGACGTCAAGGTCGCCAGCCTGGCGCTGAACTTCCGCGCGGCGGACTTCCTGCGCGCTCAGGCGGGCTTCGTGGGCATCGCCGCGCCGCAGTTCGTAGAAGACGTGACCGATTGGGCACCCGAAGATGCGCTGGACAGCTCGCCCGAGTTCCTGACCTGCACCGGCCAGCTCCAGCTCGCCGGCAAGACGCTCAAGGCCCTGTCCGGCTCGTTCGTCATGGGCAACGTCATTTCGCTCGACGAACAGCGCCTGGTGGGCTCGTACACCCCCGATGACGCCGAAGTCACCTCGCGCGCGGCTATGCTGCGCTTCGTGGTCAAGGCCGAGCGGGACCTGTACGAGCAGATGATGTACGACCCGGCCCAGAGCGGTGCCTGGGTGCCGCAGATTCTGCGTGACGCCAGCCTGGTGCTGAGCTTCAAGTCCACCGAAGAGGTGGAAGCGGGCGTGAATTACAGCGTCCAGGTTGCCATGAACGGCGCCGACGCGGCGTCGGGCAACGGCAACATCGCGTGGTCGGTCGATCCGATTGCGCTGCGCGGCAACCGCCAGGTTGTGATGGCCGTCACCGGCATGGTTCTCGCCGACACCACGAACGCGGCCAACGGCCCGGTGTCGGTTACGTTGGTCAATTCCAAGGCAAGCTACTAG
- a CDS encoding phage portal protein encodes MDHTFPWFSDLGGALPANAAAEWWGQMERYGVHHRYYSGLRLKETIEDPTETNPPELFPVRMNLVKLLCHSQADAIWGEWDDRLFHLDIDPGGYTIPTERAREAADNLRRYIYDVLDDNGFDTKGWELVLDRERYGGGVLKVSPDPRRPFGVRIERLPVTAFFPVWNPDDPDELIEAYLVILVPGAAAREIYGISTDKQFVYRIEHWTRSLYTNTVEGKRIDQYSGRNPWGKIPLIYFPRLRADSPYGDALTDAVSAAQDEMNIRLADIGEAITYNAHPLKWGVNLPNNINDRDEFPLDPDQLWNLGRTLPGNEPPQINLLEAKNPVPESSFDHVNFVYDWARTASYAPPVAFGIDQGSQRSGATLIIRMWPLTRSIKRSRTYLRSGILRLVDLIVTIAQTNRPARMPAGLLSIYDTARIQVNFAPILPRERTEIVDEVVKRLSTTPKTLSLESGLELLGAKDPAQEIERIRADEDRAAEMAARIAEQTQPDPTTLTDKADKTAGESDSDDDNSEDKE; translated from the coding sequence ATGGACCATACCTTCCCGTGGTTTTCCGACCTGGGCGGGGCGCTTCCAGCCAACGCAGCCGCTGAGTGGTGGGGCCAGATGGAACGCTACGGCGTGCACCATCGCTACTACTCTGGCCTTCGTCTGAAAGAGACGATTGAGGACCCGACCGAGACGAATCCCCCGGAGTTGTTCCCGGTCAGGATGAATCTGGTCAAGCTGCTGTGCCATTCTCAGGCGGATGCCATCTGGGGAGAGTGGGATGACCGCCTCTTTCATCTGGACATCGATCCCGGTGGGTACACCATTCCCACTGAGCGCGCCCGCGAGGCCGCAGATAACCTGCGCCGCTATATCTACGACGTGCTTGACGACAACGGCTTCGACACGAAGGGGTGGGAGCTGGTCCTCGACCGCGAACGCTACGGCGGGGGCGTGCTCAAGGTGTCGCCCGATCCGCGTCGCCCCTTCGGGGTGCGCATCGAACGCCTCCCGGTCACGGCTTTTTTCCCGGTCTGGAACCCCGACGATCCAGATGAGTTGATCGAAGCCTACCTCGTCATCCTCGTGCCTGGCGCGGCCGCGCGCGAGATCTACGGCATCAGCACCGACAAGCAGTTCGTCTATCGCATCGAGCACTGGACGCGCTCGCTCTACACCAACACCGTCGAGGGCAAGCGCATCGACCAGTACAGCGGACGCAACCCCTGGGGCAAAATCCCGCTGATCTATTTTCCGCGCCTGCGAGCCGACAGCCCGTACGGCGACGCCCTGACCGACGCAGTCAGCGCCGCTCAGGACGAGATGAACATTCGCCTGGCCGACATCGGCGAGGCCATTACCTACAACGCGCACCCGCTCAAGTGGGGTGTGAACCTGCCGAACAACATCAACGACCGCGACGAGTTCCCGCTCGACCCGGATCAGTTGTGGAACCTCGGCCGGACGCTGCCCGGCAACGAGCCGCCCCAGATTAACCTCCTTGAGGCCAAAAACCCGGTCCCGGAGTCGTCGTTCGATCACGTGAACTTCGTCTATGACTGGGCGCGCACCGCGTCTTACGCTCCGCCGGTGGCCTTCGGCATCGACCAGGGCTCCCAGCGTTCCGGTGCGACGCTGATTATCCGCATGTGGCCGCTGACCCGCTCAATCAAGCGCTCGCGCACCTATTTGCGCAGCGGCATCCTGCGCCTGGTCGACCTGATTGTCACCATCGCGCAGACGAATCGCCCCGCCAGAATGCCCGCCGGCCTGCTCAGCATCTACGACACCGCGCGCATTCAGGTCAATTTCGCGCCCATTCTGCCGCGCGAACGCACCGAAATCGTCGACGAGGTGGTCAAGCGCCTCTCGACCACGCCCAAAACCCTGTCGCTGGAAAGCGGCCTGGAACTGCTGGGCGCGAAAGACCCTGCGCAGGAAATCGAACGTATTCGTGCCGACGAAGACCGCGCAGCCGAGATGGCAGCGCGCATCGCCGAGCAGACGCAGCCCGATCCGACCACCCTGACCGACAAGGCCGACAAAACCGCCGGCGAATCCGACTCTGACGACGACAACAGCGAGGACAAAGAATGA
- a CDS encoding dUTP diphosphatase yields MKQIQFKIAIPGAKLPTRSTPHSAGLDLYPLHAMELPAGRWVLVDTGIAIADCPSNVQHEIRPRSRAARQGIECFHGTVDADYRYDPDAPGLGTLKVALRHTGPGFLKVSQAEAIAQLVTAPVVYLDPVESDEVTATERGGQGGINQGEPA; encoded by the coding sequence ATGAAGCAGATTCAATTCAAGATTGCCATTCCGGGAGCCAAACTGCCGACCCGCTCGACGCCGCACAGTGCAGGTCTGGATCTCTATCCGCTGCACGCGATGGAACTGCCTGCAGGACGGTGGGTGTTGGTTGACACCGGCATCGCCATCGCGGACTGCCCCTCGAACGTGCAGCACGAGATTCGCCCGCGCTCGCGCGCGGCCCGCCAGGGCATCGAGTGCTTCCACGGCACGGTCGACGCCGATTATCGCTACGACCCGGACGCGCCGGGCCTCGGCACGCTCAAGGTCGCCCTGCGCCACACCGGTCCCGGCTTCCTCAAGGTGTCGCAGGCGGAGGCGATTGCACAGCTCGTTACCGCCCCGGTGGTCTATCTGGACCCCGTTGAATCGGATGAGGTCACCGCGACTGAACGCGGCGGCCAGGGCGGCATCAATCAAGGAGAACCCGCGTGA
- a CDS encoding terminase large subunit domain-containing protein, with the protein MILTEADRYFLVAGLRENKLYPHLTKWYFGAEPLAKQYAYHQARQPNVTWVGSIASGKSWGIAASVMSDCLTLPGFKALSTSITSAQAEIPFEMAYSWITSEQYRPRIDHLIADIVKRPYPLIRFKNGSSWLFRTAGQQATHIRGLEFDRVVFDEAGYEYDIETMNALRGRLRGERLPGIPRMARLDATTSPTDCPWLRDWFARGTPGSLDMQLADYAAIRSTIYDNTHITDEQIRLMKAGYSDEMIRVELMGEFPDYGNTMFPARHIATAEDRLLNDAMELAIRPEKGDPLPGWREDVHPRHGVTLWERPYIPGHIYVEAGDPGMGDVPNRNAGAVMVLDVTYRPYSLAYLHWVSGRGSYMPFLDSYRYALDKYYPSLRGLDATGTQAAMDELAFEANGIEVSRINFNRDKSGMLNALSLLLTNQDLAFPFIKGLHLQLARYTRNDKDLDNDLVMTLAMIAFLIRHVDGKDEGIQHQPRSRPLRYQQGTRHPQKGRYRRSA; encoded by the coding sequence ATGATCCTCACCGAGGCCGACCGTTATTTTCTGGTCGCCGGGCTCCGGGAAAACAAACTCTACCCGCATCTGACGAAATGGTACTTCGGCGCCGAACCGCTGGCGAAGCAGTACGCCTATCACCAGGCGCGCCAGCCAAACGTCACGTGGGTCGGGTCTATCGCGTCCGGTAAATCCTGGGGGATCGCCGCGTCAGTCATGTCTGACTGTCTCACGCTCCCGGGGTTCAAGGCGCTATCCACCTCGATCACCAGTGCGCAGGCTGAAATCCCCTTCGAGATGGCCTATTCGTGGATCACTTCGGAGCAGTACCGCCCGCGCATCGACCACCTGATTGCTGACATCGTCAAACGCCCGTACCCGCTCATCCGCTTCAAAAACGGATCGAGCTGGCTGTTCCGTACGGCGGGGCAGCAGGCGACTCACATCCGCGGTCTCGAGTTCGACCGCGTGGTGTTCGACGAGGCCGGGTACGAGTATGACATCGAGACCATGAACGCCCTGCGCGGCCGTCTGCGTGGCGAGCGCCTGCCCGGAATCCCGCGTATGGCCCGCCTCGACGCGACGACCTCGCCGACCGACTGCCCCTGGCTGCGCGACTGGTTCGCGCGCGGCACGCCCGGCTCGCTGGACATGCAGCTTGCCGACTACGCCGCCATCCGCTCGACGATTTACGACAACACGCACATCACGGACGAGCAGATTCGTCTGATGAAGGCGGGCTACTCGGACGAGATGATCCGCGTCGAGCTGATGGGCGAGTTCCCCGATTACGGCAACACCATGTTCCCCGCGCGTCATATCGCAACGGCTGAAGACCGCCTGCTGAACGACGCGATGGAGCTCGCCATTCGCCCGGAAAAGGGCGACCCGCTGCCGGGCTGGCGCGAAGACGTGCACCCACGGCATGGCGTCACGCTCTGGGAGCGACCCTACATCCCCGGCCATATCTATGTGGAGGCGGGCGACCCCGGTATGGGCGACGTCCCGAACCGCAACGCCGGCGCGGTGATGGTCCTGGACGTCACGTATCGCCCGTATTCGCTGGCCTACCTGCACTGGGTCAGCGGGCGCGGCTCCTACATGCCCTTCCTGGACAGTTACCGCTACGCGCTGGACAAGTACTACCCGTCGCTGCGCGGCCTGGACGCGACGGGCACCCAGGCCGCGATGGACGAGCTGGCGTTTGAGGCCAACGGCATCGAGGTCTCGCGCATCAACTTCAACCGCGACAAGAGCGGCATGCTCAACGCCCTCTCCCTCTTGCTGACCAACCAGGATCTCGCTTTCCCCTTCATCAAGGGCCTGCACCTCCAGCTCGCACGCTATACCCGCAACGACAAGGACCTGGACAACGACCTGGTCATGACCCTGGCGATGATCGCCTTCCTGATCCGTCACGTCGACGGCAAGGACGAGGGCATCCAGCATCAGCCACGCTCGCGCCCCCTGCGCTACCAGCAGGGCACGCGTCACCCTCAGAAAGGGCGCTATAGGAGATCCGCATGA
- a CDS encoding ParM/StbA family protein translates to MGKRLLSVDIGNVNTKAVSSRAEIAFPSFVAMESGALDFDGLTDTNGDLVIEYEGSRLALGHTAFKLGRMDVSQMGRYRVEGESYRQLFAGAMVSVLHRSTDLGVVASLPVRFYMNARDEVRKRLAGFYEITFEGQTYRFKLDAEDLHLIPEGFGSICYMLLNKAGQVVSGDLLDKRVAVIDIGGRTTDGLFFDNLELIPNMCWGIDKAGMSSLWQVLDDYIQSAYGRTLSPLDLDKALYEGYFMHGPERVSLGSVIDDAASTLAQRIVGKVNSEWDGGNEAELILITGGGAEHVGTWLPWKHAFSIDSAYGIKSHMANVVGAYRFGLMRGIGE, encoded by the coding sequence ATGGGCAAACGCCTGCTTTCAGTGGACATCGGTAACGTCAACACCAAGGCCGTCTCCTCACGTGCGGAAATCGCTTTCCCGTCCTTCGTGGCGATGGAGAGTGGGGCGCTGGACTTCGACGGTTTGACCGATACCAACGGCGATCTGGTCATCGAATACGAAGGCTCCCGCCTGGCGCTGGGTCACACCGCTTTCAAGCTGGGCCGGATGGACGTTTCCCAGATGGGACGCTACCGCGTCGAGGGCGAGTCTTACCGCCAGCTCTTCGCCGGCGCGATGGTCAGCGTGCTGCACCGCTCGACCGACCTCGGCGTCGTAGCCTCGCTCCCGGTGCGCTTCTATATGAACGCGCGGGATGAAGTCCGTAAGCGCCTGGCCGGCTTCTACGAGATCACGTTCGAGGGCCAGACCTACCGCTTCAAGCTCGATGCGGAGGATCTGCACCTGATCCCCGAAGGCTTCGGCAGCATCTGCTACATGCTGCTTAACAAGGCCGGTCAAGTCGTCTCTGGTGACCTGCTGGACAAGCGAGTCGCGGTGATTGACATTGGCGGTCGCACGACCGACGGCCTGTTCTTCGACAACCTGGAACTGATCCCCAACATGTGTTGGGGCATCGACAAGGCCGGGATGTCCTCGCTGTGGCAGGTCCTGGACGATTACATCCAGAGCGCCTACGGCCGCACGCTGAGCCCCCTGGACCTCGACAAGGCCCTGTATGAGGGCTACTTCATGCACGGGCCGGAGCGCGTGAGCCTCGGATCGGTCATCGACGACGCCGCTTCCACGTTGGCGCAGCGCATCGTCGGCAAGGTTAACAGCGAATGGGATGGGGGTAATGAGGCCGAGCTCATTCTGATTACGGGCGGTGGGGCCGAGCACGTCGGCACCTGGCTACCCTGGAAGCATGCGTTCTCCATCGACAGCGCGTATGGCATTAAGTCCCACATGGCGAACGTGGTCGGCGCCTATCGCTTCGGCCTGATGCGCGGCATCGGAGAATAG
- a CDS encoding HNH endonuclease — translation MAKQVRERDGACVCCGRVEGLDAHHVDSYGAHGRDDPDRMVTLCRICHSVWHNGDATVRKAVEDYLDRLSNPIWITEFHPITYRPHVPPGFLHRKWV, via the coding sequence ATGGCCAAACAGGTCCGGGAGCGGGACGGAGCCTGTGTCTGCTGCGGTCGGGTCGAGGGATTAGATGCCCACCACGTCGACTCGTATGGCGCGCATGGTCGGGATGACCCAGATCGCATGGTCACGCTCTGCCGGATCTGCCACAGCGTGTGGCACAACGGCGACGCCACGGTGCGGAAAGCGGTCGAGGATTATCTCGACCGGTTGAGCAACCCGATCTGGATCACAGAGTTCCACCCAATTACCTATCGCCCACACGTTCCCCCTGGTTTCCTGCACAGGAAATGGGTATAA
- a CDS encoding DUF5615 family PIN-like protein, whose protein sequence is MKFLADMAIAQSTVTWLREQGHAVMHVRDEGMQRADDTAILAKAHAEDQIVLTLDLDFGYLMAASGAALPSVIIFRLGNETANVITKRLEDVLTCCEADLLTGSIIAVDDETVRVRQLPIKRD, encoded by the coding sequence GTGAAATTCTTGGCCGACATGGCTATCGCGCAGAGCACGGTGACATGGTTGCGCGAGCAGGGCCACGCGGTGATGCACGTGCGCGATGAAGGCATGCAGCGGGCCGACGATACGGCTATTCTGGCGAAAGCGCACGCCGAAGACCAGATCGTGCTGACGCTCGACCTCGATTTTGGCTACCTGATGGCAGCCAGCGGCGCAGCGCTGCCCAGCGTGATCATTTTCCGTCTGGGCAACGAAACAGCAAATGTGATCACGAAACGATTGGAAGACGTGCTGACGTGCTGCGAAGCGGATCTGCTAACCGGTTCTATCATCGCGGTAGATGATGAAACGGTTCGCGTGCGGCAGCTTCCTATCAAACGAGATTGA
- a CDS encoding DUF433 domain-containing protein yields MDPKLDRITFNRHILGGQACIRGMRIPVSLVVNLVAHGKRPTEIQAEYPDLEPEDIQQALEYAAWLTREQIYTGQSA; encoded by the coding sequence ATGGATCCCAAACTCGACCGAATCACCTTCAATCGGCACATCTTGGGTGGACAGGCGTGCATCCGCGGCATGCGGATTCCCGTGTCGCTGGTGGTAAACCTGGTCGCGCACGGTAAGCGACCCACCGAAATCCAGGCTGAATACCCTGACCTGGAGCCGGAAGACATTCAACAGGCACTTGAGTATGCGGCATGGCTAACCCGGGAGCAGATCTACACCGGGCAGTCCGCGTGA